A window of Toxotes jaculatrix isolate fToxJac2 chromosome 11, fToxJac2.pri, whole genome shotgun sequence genomic DNA:
AAGGCCCCACAGTGTGTCCCCCTCTTATGTGTCCAATCCTGAAGCCCCTCAGCCTGCTCATCAGCTGCAAACTCCCCGTGCAGTGGTGTCCAACACGTGCAGCATTAGGTAAGAAGCCTCAGAGAGCAGCACAGCCTCAGGGACACTGTCAGGGTCAAGCAGCTGTGCGTCCTTCCGGCTGCTGATAAGTTTGTCCCTTTTGCTCCTTATCAGAAGTCTGAGCTGAGGATGCAGCCAAAGAAAAGGCTGTCGCTAGTGATTTCTTAGCTTTATGGAGGAACACTTTTCATTGTCAAGTGTCAGTGGAATAATCAatgtttctccctctttaatTAGCCTACGATCCATTAATGAATGGATACATTTAAGGTGGAGCCTCATTTCATATTAAGGCACAGTGCTCACACATCTTTGGTTCTTAGTGTGAACTCACAAAATGGAATCTGTAAATGTTGAAGCAGAAAACCAGCTGAAGTGcatcatttaaatgaaaattaaataaacttgCAAGTAGCTATGTTTGTGTCAGAGCACCTGGTGCAACTCTGAACCAGAAATGTGCTGATCTGGGGAGATCCAGGAAGATGAGATCACCAACGCGTTCTTGATTAAACATGTGCTTGTTGTTTGGATGGTGATGACCTCCTGCAGCATCCACTGCCAGGACCTGCTCCATCCATAAAACCGCAAAAGCTCtggactctgtgtctctgccaaAAACCTTTTCCCCAGTGAGTCATTTCCCATCTCATTCAACAGAGAAGAAATTTTCTCTAACTTCTGCCACTGAAGTTAAAGAAATTCCTGGTCTCTCATACAAATGTAAAAACGACATTAAGTCTCAGTGAAGGTCTATGTGTATTTGATCTTACACCATTTTACCACTCACGCAGTCAGACGCTGTTTGTTGCATTACAGGAAGCAAAGACGACACACACGAGTCACtcaataaattaatttaatacaACCGATCACAACATTTCACACAACTCAAGGACAAGTGTTCCACGGCTGTTGCTTTGCAGAGCAACCCTTAGgcacagttttgtgtttgcgtttcacacagagcagcaccTCACCTCCATAATGTGAGTGGATAACAGTCCCAGCTGTACCAGCCTGCACTGTGTTACAAAGTATAAACATGGTACTAAAGCCTGCCGATGCTTCATTCCCTGCTCAGACAGTGTTGGTGAACACAGGATCCCTCCTGAGGTCGGGGGTGCAGGGGAGGTCACCGTCACTTCAGCAGATGTCTCAGCTGGTCCTGCAGGTTTTTAGAGTGCTCCACGCTAGAGGACAGAAACAGGCAGTGAACTGTGTCATCAGATTGTGTTATGGCTCGCTGAGGACACAGTGGAGACAGCTCTTTCTGCTAAATAATAAACAAGGTAGTGTTTAGACTTACTTCTTCTGGATGGCCTCCTGcctgggagacagacagacagacagacaaacagacaggaaggacaGATTCAATATTCAGTCTGAACAAAAGTCAAGGAGTTTCACATATTtgtgctcacacacagctgactgaTACTCACTGgtactgtaaatgtgtggtGATTATGGACATTTTTCTCAGACTCTGGaagacagatgacagatggCACTAAATTTCTCATGGATCACACAAAACAAGATCAGATTTTATTACTGCACTGTGTGTCATCAGGGAGAGGAACATTTTTAACTTTACTCACATCCTCAGAGTGCAGGATGGCGTCCTCCTGAATGACCATATTTCTTGCTGCTTGACCAAGAAGCTGGAAGATAAATTAGGAACAATGTGGAACTATTTCTGATGATCTCGTTTGTGTTCTGTCAAACAAACAGTTCCAAACTCAAAGATCTTCGCATGAAGATCCTCTCAGCTGAGAGGCTGGACCAGGGAATCTCGTGCTTTTGCTTGAAAAACGAACAATCGATTATGAGAACACTTAGTTACATTTTAATAAcgttaaagggtttttttttaaaatcatagtTTAGCTGTATTAATACAGTTCAGACCCTGCTAGCAGGCATTAGCTTTATCAAGTTAACGAAAATAAAACCTAAAGTTCCACTTTCAAAATCAACTCCCTGCTAGTGGAGTCGATACAGGGTCCAGTAGTAgtagtttattttgaatacACAGAAGCTGCTCCGGCGGTGTTTCCGGTTCTTCTCCCCGTTTAGCTAGCGCCCTGAGGAAGTGTTGAGATAAAACTGTTCGTGTCGGTTTACCTCCTGACTGCGGGATCCTTTCAGAACCTGGCGGGTCAGTGCAATCACATCCCCGCTACAGGAGCCCACCTTGTCGGATAATAAACCTTTGACAGACTGGCCGAACCGCGGCTGCGATTCAGTCGACGccatatttctgttttggatAGGGACGGTGCGCGGGCAGGGTCAAAATCCACAGAAACGCGTACCTATACGATCGCACTGAGCTTTTCGTTTCACTTCAAAATACATCATGATCTCTAGCGCAATGAGAACAATAGTTAACTGTACAGCCAGAACTTACCAGTGGTGAAAGATGTATTCAgatactttacttaagtaaaataagaaataatgtAATAAAGGTACAGAGGTATTATCAATAATACTGTAACATATTGAATCAAAACTGCCCATGTCATGAGTGTTGTATTACTGTAATGTTCATGTGTTGCGATTTAAGCAGCTGTTTTACTCATTTTAactcctctttttttaattgttggGCTGCTGAGTGTACATCAGTGTGTCATATTTTagagtgattgtgtgttttttgtgccaAATGTTCATTTTCAAGTCACATTCACAGGGAAATgaatgctttccaccattgCTGACTGCACATTCACAGTATTATGTGGATTTGTTTTGTCATTCTTTTCTGCGAggattcaataaatcaaatgtcGTCTTATCTTGTTTAAATTGGCACAGCCTTAAATATTCAGAGTCAAGGATTTGGCATTGAAGGAGTAAGCATAAAAAGGAGgccctgcagcagctcaggacCGTCCtgcacagctcctctctgtgaTGCTCGGCCTCCGCTAAACCAGACTCCTCTGCTACAGATATGGCTTGGtttctgtgtctatgtgtgtttcTGGTCGTGGCTCTGGTTTTGTTAGCAATTCAGTTAATGCTCAGAATGTCTGCAAATGGCCCCCAGGAGCCCCCCTGCCTCCCAGCGCTACCTCTGATCGGCAGTCTGCTGAGCCTGCGCAGCCCGCACCCTCCTCATGTGCTTTTCAAAGAACTGCAGGAGAAGTACGGACAGACGTACTCTCTGATGATGGGCTCCCACAGCGTCATCATCGTCAACCAGCACAAACACGCTAAAGAAGTCCTGCTGAAGAAGGGAAAGATATTTGCAGGAAGACCCAGATCTGTGGGTATACCTCCACCTTAaacgtcttcttcttcttctcagcagcagcagtcatttctgttttttccttttccatccGTGTCCTGTTTGATGAAGGTAACCACAGATGTTCTGACCAGAGATGGGAAAGACATCGCATTTGGAGACTACAGTGCTACCTGGAGGTTCCACAGGAAAATAGTCCACGGAGCTCTCTGCATGTTCGGAGAGGGTTCTGCCTCCATCGAGAAGATCAGTGAGTACACTACACTTTGCATTTTATACAATGTTTAAGCTGCAGCCCTGACATTTCTTTGGCAAACAGACCTATGCATGTGGTATTTATGATGAATGATGGAAGTTCTGTCTAAAACAGATACACAAGTTGTCATTTAAAGGGTCGGCTCATCCAAATTACAAAAGCACATGTTCTCTTTGCATCTCTCCATGGAGATAGGTTTATTTGTCCAGGTTCTGAGACTTCTGTCCCTGAGATTTCTGTCCCCAAACCCATACGATGGAATAACATGAAACCAACAGGAAAAAGTAGctgtgaagcagaaacagtGAGATTCCACCTGATTGAAATGTCCGAATGCATTCTGCATGAGAAGAGTAACTGGAATATCCATCCCCACAATCAAATAAATTAATGCTGTACTTTAACAATGATTCTGAAGTTTAATAATATGCTCCATGATCCTCTCAGAATATTAAGCATAGAGCTGATAAATTAGAAAATCAGTTCATTTAATTTGataatttttaacaaaaaaaatggtaaTCACGGTAATGAAGttgcacagttttgttttgtttttttgtaagcaTGTCAGTAAGTGAAGACGACCTGTCCCCTGTGTCCCTACTCAGTCTGCGCAGAGGCTCAGTCTCTGTGCTCTGTCCTGTCCgaggcagcagctgctggacttGCCCTGGATCTGTCTCCTGAGCTGACTCGGGCCGTCACCAACGTCATCTGCTCGCTCTGCTTCAACTCCTCCTACCGCAGAGGAGATCCAGAGTTTGAGACCATGCTCCGCTACAGCCAGGGCATCGTGGACACTGTGGCAAAGGACAGCCTGGTGGACATCTTCCCCTGGTTACAGGTAGACAACATGAACACTATTACACAGGAAAAGCTGTTATAGCGCAGTTTGAATGTGAGAAATGAGGCAATAAACCAGGAAACATAGGAGCATACAGGAGATACAGGAATGGACATCTGCTGTGTGCTTGTAAAATCTAGTCACTGTCTTAATGTGGACTTGGCAGTGTAAAAGGACGGGAGTATCCATACTGTTTCTAGAGATTCTAGTTGTATTTATATCACAGTGTCTACAGAAAATACATATACACTAATTATATAATACTAAATCATACTGTGTGTATAAAACTAATCAGtgcctgtctctttgtctgttgcAGATTTTTCCCAGCGCAGACCTGCGTCTTCTGAAGCAGTGTGTTTCAATCAGAGACAAACTACTACAGAAGAAATATGATGAACACAAGGTTAAGTTTTCCTCAGTTCAAAATAGCTGGAGACAGTGAgcacagtcagacagtcagacagtctAAGTCCAGTCCTGTTCTGTCCAACTCTTCTCACCAATCAGATGACGCCTTTTACTTCAGTTTCTGGATAGGAAATTTGTGATATTAAATACATGGACAGTATTGGCCATCATGGTTACTAACCCAGTCAACCAATAGAATATACATTAaactatgagtgtgtgtgctgtacattGATGTGGTGCCCCCTCCCAGGCAGAGTACAGCGACCATGTGCAGAGGGACCTTCTGGACGCTCTGCTGAGAGCCAAACGCAGCGCTGAGAACAACAACACCGCGGAGCTAAGCGCTGAATCCGTGGGCCT
This region includes:
- the borcs7 gene encoding BLOC-1-related complex subunit 7, whose product is MASTESQPRFGQSVKGLLSDKVGSCSGDVIALTRQVLKGSRSQELLGQAARNMVIQEDAILHSEDSLRKMSIITTHLQYQQEAIQKNVEHSKNLQDQLRHLLK